From the genome of Pelagicoccus sp. SDUM812003, one region includes:
- a CDS encoding porin — translation MNKLLSLTAAGALLSTSALYGQIEINDNLSITGFLDMSLYHADDNGEDSTSFDLDQMEIDFIYSFDQVTGQVDIDYQRGETNELDLEQAFITYDLGEGTSLTAGKFLSYHGWETAEPTGLYQYSYAYGTTIPGYHNGVSLDYDGGDWGGMGIAILDSVYDDDGSLSDSDDYDMGLETKLILTPADGWTVYLGYGLDAANAGLEDRELINFWASYEFGATTLAFEYNDYSDTYRDINQWLVMYSVAVSDAGTFTARISDDQRDYTSLEASSMVGSGQWEDEDFKYTAAYIHAFTDNLAVVTEVSLTDRGEWRGDLTEFAVEALFTF, via the coding sequence ATGAACAAACTACTAAGTCTAACCGCAGCAGGAGCGCTGCTATCCACTTCTGCCCTATACGGACAGATCGAAATCAACGACAACCTGTCGATCACAGGCTTCCTCGACATGTCTCTGTATCATGCCGATGACAACGGTGAAGACAGCACGTCCTTCGACCTCGACCAGATGGAGATCGACTTCATCTATTCGTTCGACCAAGTCACCGGACAGGTCGACATCGACTACCAACGCGGCGAGACCAACGAACTCGATCTCGAGCAAGCGTTCATCACCTACGACCTCGGCGAAGGCACGTCCCTCACCGCTGGTAAGTTCCTCAGCTACCACGGCTGGGAAACGGCAGAGCCAACCGGCCTCTACCAGTACTCCTACGCCTACGGCACCACCATCCCAGGCTACCACAATGGTGTATCGCTCGACTATGATGGCGGCGACTGGGGCGGCATGGGCATCGCGATCCTGGACTCCGTCTACGACGACGACGGCAGCCTCAGCGACAGCGACGACTACGATATGGGCCTCGAGACCAAGCTCATCCTCACTCCAGCTGACGGATGGACCGTTTACCTCGGCTACGGCCTCGACGCCGCCAACGCTGGCCTCGAAGATCGCGAACTGATCAACTTCTGGGCTTCCTACGAGTTCGGAGCGACCACTCTCGCTTTCGAGTACAACGACTACTCGGACACCTACCGCGACATCAACCAGTGGCTCGTCATGTACAGCGTAGCTGTTAGCGACGCCGGTACCTTCACCGCTCGTATCAGCGACGACCAGCGCGACTACACCAGCCTCGAGGCTTCCTCCATGGTTGGTTCGGGACAGTGGGAAGACGAAGACTTCAAGTACACCGCTGCTTACATCCACGCCTTCACCGACAATCTCGCAGTCGTGACCGAAGTGAGCCTCACCGACCGCGGCGAATGGCGCGGCGACCTCACCGAGTTCGCAGTCGAAGCTCTCTTCACTTTCTAA
- a CDS encoding C4-type zinc ribbon domain-containing protein, with the protein MVSDALTKMLILQDRDMKLQQVEDALKNLPVEQRDCQARIETLKAAIEAGRQRIRELETKGKSIETEMASVETQIVKYKNQQLQVKKNEEYQALTHEIETAGRKISDLESEELEVLYELDEARKTHAEEEKRLLGQIEMEQRELAVLREKEERVKGERAAAVSAREAADAELDNPTRSKYLQVARGLAFPIVVEMSAHKCGGCHMRVSNAIDSDVRAAREITTCDNCGRILYSAS; encoded by the coding sequence ATGGTCTCTGACGCCCTTACTAAAATGCTGATCCTGCAGGATCGCGACATGAAGCTTCAGCAAGTCGAGGACGCGCTGAAAAACCTGCCGGTGGAGCAGCGGGACTGCCAAGCGAGGATCGAGACGCTGAAGGCCGCTATCGAGGCGGGTCGACAGAGGATCCGTGAGCTGGAGACCAAGGGGAAGTCGATCGAGACCGAGATGGCTTCGGTGGAGACGCAGATCGTCAAGTACAAGAACCAGCAGCTTCAAGTGAAGAAGAACGAGGAGTACCAGGCCTTGACGCACGAGATCGAGACCGCGGGAAGGAAGATCTCCGATCTGGAGTCCGAAGAGCTGGAGGTGCTTTACGAGCTGGACGAGGCTCGCAAGACCCATGCCGAGGAGGAGAAGCGGCTCTTGGGGCAGATCGAAATGGAGCAGCGCGAGCTAGCGGTTCTTCGCGAGAAGGAAGAGCGGGTCAAGGGCGAGCGCGCGGCGGCGGTTTCCGCTCGCGAGGCGGCCGACGCGGAGCTGGACAATCCTACGCGTTCCAAGTACCTGCAGGTCGCCCGTGGACTCGCCTTTCCCATCGTCGTGGAGATGTCCGCCCACAAGTGTGGAGGCTGTCACATGAGGGTCTCCAACGCCATCGACTCGGATGTTCGCGCGGCTAGGGAAATTACGACTTGCGACAATTGCGGGCGCATCCTCTACTCCGCTTCCTAG
- a CDS encoding type II secretion system protein — protein MTSDSRRKRTWLGRPPLTSRRRGFTLVEMMVGLVCVGIVLTAAFASATQTLRMQEVSRDYTRVAQILQSQLEDIRTWNWSDLETFQAETGGNMQVVTLDGEFMDAFGSRYTCERQVRDRKDENGLTVSGQKEIVVKVTWQSNDGKVNTKSAACWYTEGGLHDYYYRSF, from the coding sequence ATGACCAGCGATTCACGAAGAAAACGAACATGGCTTGGCCGCCCCCCACTGACGTCCCGTCGGCGCGGCTTCACGCTTGTGGAAATGATGGTGGGCCTGGTGTGCGTAGGGATCGTGCTCACTGCGGCGTTCGCCTCCGCCACCCAGACGCTTCGCATGCAGGAGGTGTCTCGGGATTACACCCGCGTCGCCCAGATTCTTCAGAGCCAGCTTGAGGATATTCGTACCTGGAATTGGAGCGACCTCGAAACCTTTCAGGCGGAAACGGGCGGAAACATGCAGGTGGTGACGCTCGATGGGGAGTTTATGGACGCATTTGGATCGCGTTACACCTGCGAACGCCAGGTGAGGGACCGCAAGGACGAGAACGGTCTGACCGTTTCGGGCCAGAAGGAGATCGTGGTCAAGGTCACTTGGCAGAGCAACGACGGCAAGGTGAACACGAAATCGGCGGCTTGCTGGTATACGGAAGGAGGATTGCATGACTACTACTACCGCTCCTTCTAA
- a CDS encoding Rrf2 family transcriptional regulator, whose amino-acid sequence MSVKLDYACRALARMAARFPNSELSRIEELAELEAIPANYLVQILGELRNGGLIESRRGKQGGYLLARPPESISLREVIALVQGDLFAAVADTAGASGPGVARTWKTLQECFEGKAEELSLKDFVEDDSEGMYYI is encoded by the coding sequence ATGTCCGTAAAACTTGACTACGCCTGCCGGGCCTTGGCCCGCATGGCGGCGCGTTTCCCGAACAGCGAGCTGTCGCGCATCGAGGAATTGGCGGAGCTGGAGGCGATCCCGGCGAACTATCTGGTGCAGATCCTCGGGGAGCTGCGCAATGGCGGGCTGATCGAGAGCCGGCGCGGCAAGCAGGGCGGATACTTGCTGGCTCGTCCGCCGGAGTCGATTTCGCTGCGCGAGGTGATCGCATTGGTGCAGGGGGACCTTTTCGCTGCGGTGGCCGACACTGCTGGGGCTTCGGGTCCTGGGGTGGCTCGGACCTGGAAGACCTTGCAGGAGTGTTTCGAGGGCAAGGCGGAGGAGCTGAGCCTGAAGGACTTCGTGGAGGACGACTCCGAGGGCATGTATTATATTTAG
- the gyrB gene encoding DNA topoisomerase (ATP-hydrolyzing) subunit B, giving the protein MDSPNESENTPVNYDGDANYDASKIQKLEGLEGVRKRPDMYIGDTNERGLHHCVFEVVDNSIDEALAGYCKNIKVSIHLDGSCSIEDDGRGIPVDIHPTYNIPALELVLTNLHAGGKFGKGAYQVSGGLHGVGAKCVNAVSEWFEAEVRRDGKIHQMQFSRGLTTKELTIIGDTHKTGTKISFKPDTEIFQTTTTFQYEILAKRLRELAFLNPGISITLVDERVSKEENFLFVDGIAEYIRFLNRSKSILHEEPISFSDSVKESEDAPPIAVDVALQYNDSYNDQIFAYANSIFNIEGGTHLTGFRTALTRVINQFARANNLLKDKDPAITGEDAREGLVAVISVKVPEPRFEGQTKTKLSNGEVDGIVQKIVGERLKYAFETDPKLAKRLIDKCVNAARAREAARKARETVRKSALSGGGLPGKLADCSSRKPEESEIYIVEGDSAGGSAKQGRDRRTQAILPLRGKLINSEKARIDKVLSNAEIRTMITAIGTGIGDQEDGSGFNIEKARYHKIIIMTDADVDGSHISTLLLTFLYRHMRGLIEKGYVYMAQPPLYKIKRKRREQYVDNDEQMNRILLELGTDEAQLVRLDDGHVFDSQQLDQIVEVFAQLERIGGSVTRHGASLAQYLEQYSETDHTLPRHLARVREGNNETYYFLRGEQERAAFVQEQGMGAEGLNDENATATIFDESAGISKRISIFEVFEATEMSKLLHEIQEIGLDLAHFQTSEQPVYTFTENMGSKSENTIEIFSNLSIIDEIRKSGRKGLSIQRYKGLGEMNPKQLYETTMDVSKRRLLKVNINDAAKADELFTILMGEEVAPRREFIEDNALNVSYLDV; this is encoded by the coding sequence ATGGATTCCCCTAACGAATCTGAAAACACACCTGTCAACTACGACGGCGACGCTAACTACGACGCTTCCAAGATCCAGAAGCTCGAGGGACTCGAGGGCGTGCGCAAGCGCCCCGACATGTACATCGGCGACACCAACGAGCGCGGACTGCACCACTGCGTTTTCGAAGTGGTGGACAACTCCATCGACGAGGCCCTCGCCGGATACTGCAAAAACATAAAGGTCTCCATCCATCTCGACGGCTCCTGCTCCATCGAAGACGACGGCCGCGGCATCCCAGTCGACATCCATCCGACCTACAACATCCCAGCCCTCGAGCTGGTGCTCACCAACCTGCACGCCGGAGGCAAGTTCGGCAAGGGCGCCTACCAGGTTTCCGGCGGACTGCACGGCGTGGGAGCCAAGTGCGTGAACGCGGTCTCCGAATGGTTCGAGGCCGAAGTCCGACGCGACGGCAAGATCCATCAGATGCAGTTCTCCCGCGGACTCACCACCAAGGAGCTCACCATCATCGGAGACACCCACAAGACCGGCACCAAGATCTCCTTCAAGCCCGACACCGAGATCTTCCAGACCACCACCACCTTCCAGTACGAGATCCTCGCCAAGCGCCTTCGGGAGCTGGCCTTCCTCAACCCCGGCATCTCCATCACCCTGGTCGACGAACGCGTCAGCAAGGAGGAAAACTTCCTCTTCGTGGACGGCATCGCCGAATACATCCGATTCCTCAACCGCTCCAAGTCCATCCTGCACGAGGAGCCCATCTCCTTCTCCGACTCGGTCAAGGAAAGCGAGGACGCCCCGCCCATCGCGGTCGACGTGGCCCTGCAGTACAACGATTCGTACAACGACCAGATCTTCGCCTACGCCAACTCCATCTTCAACATCGAGGGCGGCACCCACCTCACCGGCTTCCGCACCGCCCTCACCCGCGTGATCAACCAGTTCGCCCGGGCCAACAACCTGCTCAAGGACAAGGACCCCGCCATCACCGGCGAGGACGCCCGCGAAGGCTTGGTGGCAGTCATTTCGGTCAAGGTCCCCGAACCGCGCTTCGAAGGCCAGACCAAGACCAAGCTCTCCAACGGCGAGGTCGACGGCATCGTGCAGAAGATCGTAGGCGAGCGCCTCAAGTACGCCTTCGAAACCGATCCCAAGCTGGCCAAACGCCTCATCGACAAATGCGTCAACGCCGCTCGAGCCCGCGAAGCCGCTCGCAAGGCTCGCGAAACCGTGCGCAAGTCCGCCCTCTCCGGCGGCGGCCTGCCCGGCAAGCTGGCAGACTGCTCCTCGCGCAAGCCGGAAGAATCCGAGATCTACATCGTGGAGGGCGACTCCGCGGGCGGCTCCGCCAAACAGGGCCGCGACCGCCGCACCCAAGCCATCCTCCCCCTGCGCGGCAAGCTGATCAATTCCGAGAAGGCGCGCATCGACAAGGTGCTCTCCAACGCCGAAATCCGCACCATGATCACCGCCATCGGCACCGGCATAGGCGATCAGGAGGACGGATCCGGCTTCAACATCGAGAAAGCCCGCTACCACAAGATCATCATCATGACCGACGCGGACGTCGATGGCTCGCACATCTCGACCCTTCTGCTCACCTTCCTCTACCGCCACATGCGCGGCCTTATCGAGAAAGGCTACGTCTACATGGCCCAGCCTCCGCTCTACAAGATCAAGCGAAAGCGCCGCGAGCAGTACGTGGACAACGACGAGCAGATGAACCGCATCCTGCTCGAGCTCGGCACCGACGAAGCCCAGCTGGTGCGACTCGACGACGGACACGTCTTCGATTCCCAGCAGCTCGACCAGATCGTGGAAGTCTTCGCCCAGCTCGAGCGTATCGGCGGATCGGTTACACGCCACGGCGCGTCTCTCGCTCAATACCTGGAACAGTACTCCGAAACGGACCACACCCTGCCGCGCCACCTCGCCCGAGTCCGCGAGGGAAACAACGAAACCTACTACTTCCTTCGCGGCGAACAAGAGCGCGCCGCCTTCGTGCAAGAGCAGGGCATGGGCGCCGAAGGCCTCAACGACGAGAACGCCACCGCTACCATTTTCGACGAGTCCGCAGGCATTTCCAAACGCATCTCCATCTTCGAAGTCTTCGAGGCCACCGAGATGTCGAAGCTGCTTCACGAAATCCAGGAGATCGGACTGGACCTGGCGCACTTCCAGACATCCGAGCAGCCCGTCTACACCTTCACCGAAAACATGGGCTCCAAAAGCGAGAACACCATCGAGATCTTCTCCAACCTCTCCATCATCGACGAAATCCGCAAATCGGGACGCAAGGGGCTTTCCATCCAACGCTACAAGGGACTGGGCGAGATGAACCCCAAGCAGCTCTACGAGACCACCATGGACGTATCCAAACGTCGACTACTCAAGGTCAACATCAACGACGCCGCCAAAGCGGACGAGCTCTTCACTATCCTCATGGGCGAAGAAGTCGCCCCACGCCGCGAGTTCATCGAAGACAACGCCCTAAACGTCTCCTACCTCGACGTCTAA
- the urtC gene encoding urea ABC transporter permease subunit UrtC — protein MKLFDSKIELGGFLIAGVVLVFILPFLNAYVPEGSAFHFSEYHIGLWGKYITWAVLAMSLNLLWGYTGLLCLCQALFFALGAYSFGMYLMLHAGVDPVYNTALPDFMDFQGYTSLPWYWVPFESGTFAVIASMVLPGLLALVFGYLAFSSRIKGVYFSILTQALTYALSLFFFMNTATLFGKSFILFGGNNGLNNFGEIFGFGINAASTKRAVFVGSALLLLAVYVLIAWLIKTKLGMVQQAIRDSENRVRFSGYSTTHYKLLIFVGAAMVAGIAGAFYVPQVGGINANEMVPAKSLDVVVWVALGGRGTKFGPVIGAIVVSVIKSYAQVEFPNSWLIILGAIFMFVVLFMPNGLAGLPKQLAPYIDRMRKKNTPPADPATSSASS, from the coding sequence GTGAAGCTTTTTGATAGTAAGATAGAACTCGGAGGTTTTCTGATTGCAGGGGTGGTCCTTGTTTTCATTTTGCCGTTTTTGAATGCCTACGTGCCGGAGGGGAGCGCGTTTCACTTTTCCGAATACCACATCGGGCTTTGGGGGAAGTACATCACCTGGGCGGTTTTGGCCATGAGCCTGAATCTGCTTTGGGGATACACGGGGCTGCTTTGTCTCTGTCAGGCCTTGTTCTTCGCCTTGGGGGCGTATTCGTTCGGCATGTACCTGATGCTGCACGCTGGCGTGGACCCCGTCTACAACACGGCGTTGCCGGACTTCATGGATTTCCAAGGCTACACCTCGTTGCCTTGGTATTGGGTGCCGTTTGAGAGCGGGACCTTCGCGGTGATCGCTTCCATGGTGTTGCCCGGTTTGCTCGCTTTGGTGTTCGGCTACCTCGCCTTCAGCTCGCGGATCAAGGGCGTGTATTTCTCCATTTTGACTCAAGCCCTGACCTATGCCCTGTCGTTGTTTTTCTTCATGAATACGGCGACTCTCTTCGGGAAGAGCTTCATCTTGTTCGGCGGCAACAACGGTCTGAACAATTTCGGAGAGATCTTTGGCTTTGGGATCAATGCGGCGTCGACCAAGCGCGCGGTGTTCGTGGGAAGTGCTTTGCTGCTTTTGGCGGTTTACGTTTTGATCGCCTGGCTGATCAAGACGAAGCTGGGCATGGTTCAGCAAGCGATTCGAGATAGCGAAAACCGAGTGCGGTTTTCCGGGTATTCGACGACGCACTACAAGCTGCTGATATTCGTGGGCGCGGCTATGGTCGCTGGCATCGCAGGGGCGTTTTACGTGCCGCAGGTGGGCGGGATCAACGCGAACGAGATGGTGCCTGCGAAATCGCTGGACGTGGTCGTCTGGGTCGCTCTCGGCGGTCGCGGCACCAAGTTCGGTCCGGTCATCGGAGCGATCGTGGTAAGCGTCATCAAGAGCTACGCCCAAGTGGAGTTCCCGAATTCCTGGCTCATCATACTCGGGGCGATCTTCATGTTCGTGGTGCTGTTCATGCCGAATGGACTGGCGGGGCTGCCCAAGCAGCTCGCTCCTTATATCGACCGTATGCGAAAGAAGAATACGCCGCCAGCTGATCCTGCAACCTCCTCCGCATCCTCATGA
- the urtE gene encoding urea ABC transporter ATP-binding subunit UrtE, which yields MDTKTLTKDSPESSSAAKLLSVKDVCAGYDESLILKGVSIEVPERKAVALLGRNGVGKTTLLNTILGTVPTKSGSIEFDGQQIHSMAADRRARMGIGYVPQGRDIFPGLTVWENLNVSLRVSGSRGIEAEKRLDSVYDLFPVLKDMLKRKGGVLSGGQQQQLAIGRALLLKPKILILDEPTEGIQPSIIDQIEDAIYSIRKKGEMSVILVEQYIDFARNACDSFYILERGSVVEKGPIARLDDGLVERYLTV from the coding sequence ATGGATACGAAAACACTGACGAAAGATAGTCCTGAGTCCTCCAGCGCAGCCAAGCTGCTTTCGGTGAAGGATGTATGCGCGGGCTACGACGAGTCGCTCATCTTGAAGGGGGTGTCCATCGAAGTGCCGGAGCGCAAAGCCGTCGCGTTGCTCGGGCGAAACGGCGTGGGCAAAACGACCCTCCTGAACACCATTTTAGGCACAGTGCCCACGAAGTCGGGATCGATCGAATTCGATGGTCAGCAGATCCACAGCATGGCCGCGGATCGCCGGGCCCGTATGGGAATCGGCTACGTGCCGCAGGGGCGCGACATTTTTCCTGGGCTGACGGTGTGGGAGAATCTGAATGTGAGCCTGCGTGTTTCGGGCTCGCGCGGCATCGAGGCGGAGAAGCGGCTGGATTCCGTTTACGACCTGTTTCCCGTCTTGAAAGACATGCTCAAACGCAAAGGGGGCGTGTTGAGCGGAGGCCAGCAGCAGCAGTTGGCCATCGGTCGAGCTCTGCTGCTCAAGCCCAAGATCCTCATTTTGGACGAGCCGACGGAAGGCATTCAGCCATCGATCATCGACCAGATCGAGGACGCGATCTACTCCATTCGCAAGAAGGGCGAGATGAGCGTGATTCTGGTCGAGCAGTATATCGACTTCGCCCGGAACGCCTGTGACTCCTTCTACATTCTGGAAAGAGGTTCGGTGGTGGAGAAGGGACCGATCGCCCGTCTCGACGACGGCTTAGTGGAGCGCTATTTGACGGTCTAG
- the urtD gene encoding urea ABC transporter ATP-binding protein UrtD → MIHIPDKKSTSLVLSVEGVDKSFDGFKAINDLNFYLAEGELRTVIGPNGAGKSTFMDLITARTKPDKGRILFHKENNEDVDLTRVREHKISQLGIGRKFQNPTVYRSHTVYDNLKLSLAGERGLLHSLFYRESKEDREKIYDVMKTIRLEEHADVVAGALSHGQKQWLEIGMLLAQDPRIMLVDEPAAGMSDEETERTGELLLSLEGKHSLIVIEHDMEFVRQIARRVTVLHQGHVLKEGSFDFVKSDPQVIEVYLGRQTRKH, encoded by the coding sequence ATGATTCACATACCTGACAAGAAATCCACATCCCTCGTTCTGTCGGTCGAGGGCGTTGACAAGTCATTCGACGGATTCAAGGCGATCAACGATCTGAACTTCTACCTTGCCGAAGGGGAGCTGCGCACGGTTATCGGTCCGAACGGAGCCGGAAAGAGCACCTTCATGGATCTCATCACGGCCCGAACGAAGCCCGACAAAGGCAGGATTCTCTTTCACAAGGAAAACAACGAAGACGTGGATTTGACCCGAGTCCGGGAGCACAAGATCAGCCAGCTGGGCATCGGCCGCAAGTTTCAGAACCCCACGGTCTATCGCTCGCACACCGTTTACGACAATCTCAAGCTCTCGCTCGCGGGGGAGCGCGGACTGCTGCATTCGCTGTTCTATCGCGAATCCAAGGAGGATCGGGAGAAGATCTACGATGTGATGAAGACGATCCGGCTCGAGGAGCATGCGGACGTCGTGGCGGGGGCTTTGTCGCATGGGCAGAAGCAATGGCTGGAGATCGGCATGTTGCTGGCTCAGGATCCGCGCATCATGCTAGTGGACGAACCCGCTGCGGGAATGAGCGACGAGGAAACCGAGCGTACCGGCGAGCTCTTGTTGAGTTTGGAAGGCAAGCACAGCTTGATCGTTATCGAGCATGACATGGAGTTCGTGCGACAGATCGCGCGTCGCGTCACGGTGCTTCACCAAGGACACGTGCTCAAGGAGGGCAGCTTCGATTTCGTCAAGAGCGACCCGCAGGTGATAGAGGTTTACCTCGGCAGGCAGACTCGCAAGCATTGA
- the gyrA gene encoding DNA gyrase subunit A has translation MDPISTERITPASITDIMQTAYIDYSMSVIVSRALPDARDGLKPVQRRILYAMLREGLLHNRPFDKCAGVVGEVLKNYHPHGDSSVYDTLVRMAQSWVMRYPLIDPQGNFGSVDGDSPAAYRYTECRLTSLAEDLLRNIDEDTVEFVANYKESTTEPSVLPAGLPNLLMNGSTGIAVGMATNIPPHNLDELIDGICAQIDNPNITIAELGEFIQGPDFPTGGRIIGRKGIDEYMNTGRGIVRTRGKVTSEQMEGGDRERVIITEIPYNVNRATLVTKIAELVSSKEIEGISDLRDESDENTRIVIELKRGEFPEVIISKLYKKTALESSFGVNLLALDNRRPKQMNIKELINCYIDHRREVIYRRTQFRLRKAEDRAHILEGYKIALDNLDDFIRIIRSSANRDEAKQRLQEKYPLSDRQVAAILDLRLYQLTGMERDKIEEEYAELIKLIEELRSILENEYKLLGIIKEELRELQTKYSSPRKSEIVPYEGEISKADMTPKEGCFITVSHKGFIKRVSDSEFRTQKRGGKGVQGGNTYDEDFIEHIFTANTHDYIMFFMNNGRVYVEKVYEIPEGSRTSKGRSINNVLQLQEGEQIAAMICVKEISEDYNLVMCTRNGTVKKTNLAGYKNFRKGGIIGINIDDGDTLITVKLTNRESDLSIVTRQGKSIRFHESDLREQGRATRGVRGVKLAPGDYVQAMEVVDESMTLLICGMNGQGKRTSFSEFPVQKRGGSGVIAAKTAGVAGALAVKETDEIMMLTKNGQAVRTSVKDINVIGRITKGVRCINLNDGDQLLGIARIVEAEEEVTKLDSEETPSESAEE, from the coding sequence ATGGACCCGATTTCCACCGAACGCATCACTCCCGCCAGCATTACCGACATCATGCAGACCGCCTACATCGACTATTCGATGTCGGTCATCGTCTCGCGCGCCCTGCCCGACGCTCGGGACGGTCTCAAGCCGGTCCAGCGCCGCATCCTCTACGCCATGCTACGCGAGGGCTTGCTGCACAACCGCCCCTTCGACAAGTGCGCCGGGGTCGTGGGCGAAGTGCTCAAAAACTACCACCCGCACGGCGACTCCTCAGTCTACGACACGCTCGTTCGCATGGCACAAAGCTGGGTCATGCGCTACCCGCTCATCGACCCGCAAGGAAACTTCGGATCCGTTGATGGCGACTCGCCCGCAGCCTATCGCTACACCGAGTGTCGCCTCACCTCCCTCGCCGAGGACCTGCTGCGCAACATCGACGAAGACACCGTTGAGTTCGTGGCGAACTACAAGGAGTCGACCACCGAGCCATCCGTATTGCCGGCGGGACTGCCGAACCTTCTCATGAACGGCTCCACCGGCATCGCCGTCGGCATGGCCACCAACATCCCGCCGCACAACCTCGACGAGCTCATCGACGGCATCTGCGCCCAGATCGACAACCCCAACATCACCATCGCGGAACTCGGGGAGTTCATCCAGGGCCCCGACTTCCCCACCGGCGGACGAATCATCGGACGCAAAGGCATCGATGAGTACATGAACACCGGCCGCGGCATCGTGCGCACCCGAGGCAAGGTCACCAGCGAACAGATGGAAGGCGGCGATCGCGAACGCGTCATCATCACCGAAATCCCCTACAACGTCAACCGGGCCACCCTGGTCACCAAGATCGCCGAACTGGTCTCCTCCAAGGAAATCGAAGGCATCTCCGACCTGCGCGACGAATCCGACGAAAACACCCGCATCGTCATCGAGCTCAAGCGCGGCGAGTTCCCGGAAGTCATCATCTCCAAGCTTTACAAGAAGACCGCCCTCGAATCCTCCTTCGGCGTCAACCTGCTGGCCCTCGACAACCGTCGCCCCAAGCAGATGAACATCAAGGAGCTGATCAACTGCTACATCGATCACCGCCGCGAGGTCATCTACCGCCGCACCCAGTTCCGCCTCAGGAAAGCCGAAGACCGAGCCCACATCCTCGAAGGCTACAAGATCGCCCTCGACAACCTCGACGACTTCATCCGCATCATTCGCTCCTCCGCCAACCGCGACGAAGCCAAGCAGCGCCTGCAGGAGAAGTACCCGCTCTCCGATCGCCAAGTCGCCGCCATCCTCGACCTGCGTCTCTACCAGCTCACCGGCATGGAGCGCGACAAGATCGAAGAGGAGTACGCCGAGCTGATCAAACTCATCGAAGAGCTCCGCTCCATTCTGGAAAACGAGTACAAGCTGCTGGGCATCATCAAGGAGGAGCTGCGCGAGCTGCAGACCAAGTACTCCAGTCCCCGAAAGTCCGAAATCGTCCCCTACGAAGGCGAAATCTCCAAGGCGGACATGACCCCCAAGGAAGGCTGCTTCATCACCGTCTCCCACAAGGGCTTCATCAAGCGCGTCTCTGACTCCGAGTTCCGCACCCAGAAGCGCGGCGGCAAAGGCGTGCAGGGCGGCAACACCTACGACGAAGACTTCATCGAACACATCTTCACCGCCAACACGCACGACTACATCATGTTCTTCATGAACAACGGACGCGTCTACGTGGAGAAGGTTTACGAAATCCCCGAAGGCTCGCGCACCTCCAAAGGGCGCAGCATCAACAACGTGCTTCAGCTTCAGGAAGGCGAGCAGATCGCCGCCATGATCTGCGTGAAGGAAATCTCCGAGGACTACAACCTCGTGATGTGCACCCGAAACGGCACGGTTAAGAAAACCAACCTCGCCGGCTACAAGAACTTCCGCAAAGGCGGCATCATCGGCATCAACATCGACGATGGCGATACGCTCATCACGGTTAAACTGACCAATCGCGAGAGCGACCTTTCCATCGTCACCCGCCAGGGCAAGTCCATCCGCTTCCACGAGTCCGACCTGCGCGAACAGGGACGCGCCACCCGCGGAGTGCGTGGCGTCAAGCTGGCCCCCGGCGACTACGTGCAAGCCATGGAAGTCGTGGACGAAAGCATGACCTTGCTCATTTGCGGCATGAACGGCCAAGGCAAACGGACCAGCTTCAGCGAGTTCCCCGTCCAGAAACGAGGCGGCAGCGGCGTCATCGCCGCCAAGACCGCTGGCGTGGCCGGCGCCCTCGCCGTGAAGGAAACCGACGAGATCATGATGCTCACCAAAAACGGCCAAGCCGTGCGCACCAGCGTCAAAGACATCAACGTGATCGGCCGCATCACCAAGGGCGTTCGCTGCATCAACCTCAACGATGGGGACCAGCTGCTCGGCATCGCGCGCATCGTGGAGGCCGAAGAGGAAGTCACCAAGTTGGATAGCGAGGAAACCCCTAGCGAAAGCGCTGAGGAGTAG